Proteins found in one Triticum aestivum cultivar Chinese Spring chromosome 4D, IWGSC CS RefSeq v2.1, whole genome shotgun sequence genomic segment:
- the LOC123098342 gene encoding BTB/POZ domain-containing protein NPY4, whose amino-acid sequence MKFMKLGSNPDTFQDDGSEVRIVETELVSDITVRLGNTKFYLHKFPLLSKCARFQKLIPTTGDENIDIHIHDIPGGPKAFEICAKFCYGMVVTLNAYNVVAARCAAEYLEMNETVDKGNLIYKIDVFLSSSIFRSWKDSIIVLGTTKAHLPWSEDLKLVSHCIDSIASKASVDTSKVEWSYTYNRKKLSTENDLDMQWNGVKKQPSVPKDWWVEDLTDLDIDSYKQVISAIKTMGMVPKDAVGEAIKAYTYKKLPSLSKVSMIHGDGKVRAMLVTITCLLPSEKGSVSCSFLLKLLRATNLLKCGEMCRKELVKRIGRQLDEASVSDLLIPTVDGETTGYDIDMILSIVEEYVRQDNKNTQKHNAEVNGHVQAPSTSMITVAKVIDGYLTEVAKDPNTPVLKFINLAEAISGNSRPFHDGLYRAIDMYMKEHPSLSKSDKKKLCCLMDCKKLSPEACAHAVQNERLPLRTVVQVLYHEQTRASAAATVRADSICIGSYESSRSGATTNTEDEWDGVIGVEDLSLSSKTTKLEKCHNAEKSHGSSKSTANGKAKGGATPKKVLGKMLSSKALTGERSSSDSSDSAILRSQDHPKRTPSRSTKPSAAA is encoded by the exons AATTGTGGAAACTGAATTGGTGAGTGATATCACTGTTCGTCTAGGGAACACAAAGTTTTACCTTCACAAG TTTCCACTTCTATCCAAGTGTGCTCGCTTTCAGAAGTTGATCCCAACTACTGGTGATGAAAATATTGATATCCACATCCATGACATTCCTGGTGGCCCAAAGGCTTTTGAGATATGTGCCAAGTTCTGCTATGGCATGGTTGTCACACTCAATGCGTACAATGTCGTTGCTGCCCGCTGCGCTGCGGAGTACTTGGAGATGAATGAAACTGTCGACAAGGGTAATCTGATCTACAAGATTGATGTCTTCCTCAGCTCAAGCATATTCAGGAGTTGGAAAGATTCCATTATTGTCCTTGGGACAACAAAGGCTCATTTACCATGGTCAGAGGATCTTAAGCTGGTTAGCCACTGCATTGATTCCATTGCTTCAAAAGCCTCTGTTGACACCTCCAAGGTTGAATGGTCATACACGTACAATCGCAAGAAGCTCTCAACTGAGAATGACCTTGATATGCAATGGAATGGAGTCAAGAAGCAGCCGTCTGTGCCAAAGGATTGGTGGGTCGAGGATCTCACAGATCTCGACATCGATTCCTACAAGCAAGTCATATCAGCAATCAAAACAATGGGTATGGTGCCCAAGGATGCTGTTGGTGAGGCAATCAAAGCCTACACATACAAGAAGCTCCCCTCACTAAGCAAGGTTTCAATGATCCATGGTGATGGAAAGGTCCGAGCGATGCTAGTTACCATCACATGCTTGTTACCATCAGAGAAAGGCTCAGTCTCATGCAGCTTCCTGCTAAAGCTACTGAGGGCAACCAATCTGCTTAAATGTGGAGAGATGTGCAGGAAAGAGCTTGTGAAGAGAATTGGACGGCAGCTGGATGAAGCATCCGTGTCAGATCTTCTTATTCCTACGGTCGATGGGGAGACAACTGGTTATGACATTGACATGATTCTTAGCATCGTCGAGGAGTATGTGAGGCAAGATAACAAAAATACTCAGAAACATAATGCTGAGGTGAACGGTCACGTGCAAGCACCTAGTACATCTATGATCACGGTAGCAAAAGTCATTGATGGTTATCTCACCGAGGTTGCAAAGGACCCCAATACCCCTGTTTTGAAGTTCATCAATCTTGCTGAGGCAATTTCAGGCAATTCAAggcctttccatgatgggctataCCGCGCCATTGACATGTATATGAAG GAGCACCCAAGCCTAAGCAAGAGCGACAAGAAGAAGCTGTGCTGCCTCATGGACTGCAAGAAGTTGTCGCCAGAAGCATGCGCCCACGCCGTCCAGAACGAGCGCCTCCCTCTGAGAACCGTGGTTCAGGTGCTATACCACGAGCAGACAAGGGCATCCGCGGCGGCGACGGTCCGAGCTGACAGCATCTGCATCGGCTCCTACGAGAGCTCAAGGTCAGGCGCCACAACAAACACTGAAGACGAGTGGGATGGAGTCATAGGGGTGGAGGACCTCAGCCTTTCATCAAAGACCACGAAGCTGGAGAAATGCCACAACGCTGAGAAGAGCCACGGCAGCAGCAAGAGCACCGCCAACGGCAAGGCGAAGGGCGGCGCGACGCCGAAGAAGGTGCTGGGGAAGATGCTGTCGAGCAAGGCGCTGACCGGGGAGCGAAGCAGCTCGGACTCGTCGGACAGCGCCATCTTGCGGAGCCAGGACCATCCCAAGAGGACCCCCTCCAGGAGCACCAAGCCGTCGGCTGCTGCCTAG